In Nicotiana tabacum cultivar K326 chromosome 19, ASM71507v2, whole genome shotgun sequence, one DNA window encodes the following:
- the LOC107820525 gene encoding protein NPGR2 has translation MKNVNWVNKRGRPRTSLKVRKIMNCLCSSEQILMDEIIPSPESLATKDYTASVHSSQAGKAGLKPDTGNIEEAESSLRESGCLNYEEARALLGRYEYQKGNIEAALHVFEGIDIASVTPKLKIALAERVKTQKRRSQSFSTPPMSINAASLLLEAVFLKAKSLQALQRYKEASQSCTVVLDILESSFPAGFPETFGSDCKLQDTLSNAVELLPELCKLADAPREAIMSYRRALLHPWKLEIQATARIQKEFAIFLLYSGGESCPPNLRSQMDGSFVPRNNIEEAILLLMILLKKISLQRIEWDPSILDHLSYALSISGGLKALANKVEELLPRTIDRQEMYLILALCYYGEEDDFAALDLLRKLFSTEDHTCVPGLLLASKLCAEIPDCANEGIIYAHTAIGIEQERCSQLMGVANCVLGLSLSAHSRAMATDSERVKIQSEALKSFESAGKLTKMSDANVIYHLCLENAEQRKLDAAVHYAKWLLKLEGGCTLKGWMLLARVLSAQKRFMDAETVINVALDQSGKWDHGELLRTKAKLQIALDQVKNAIETYTQLLAILQVKRKSFRLGENLKEFGDHCRTLELEIWLDLASIYINLSQWRDAEMCLSKTEAICSYSARRSYTAGLLNQSKGLYKAALRDYWNALAVNPSHVPSLVSTAVTLRKIGKQSPAIIRSLLTEALRLDRMNASAWYNLGLLYKEEGLGSALEAADCFEAAILLEETEPVEPFR, from the exons ATGAAGAATGTTAATTGGGTCAACAAAAGAGGAAGACCTCGGACTAGTTTGAAAGTGCGCAAGATAATGAATTGCCTATGCTCGTCTGAACAAATTCTGATGGACGAAATAATCCCATCTCCTGAATCCCTTGCAACTAAGGATTACACAGCAAGTGTTCATTCATCACAAGCTGGAAAAGCTGGCCTAAAGCCTGATACTGGCAATATTGAAGAAGCTGAATCATCTTTGCGTGAGAGTGGTTGTTTGAATTATGAG GAAGCAAGAGCATTACTAGGAAGATATGAATACCAAAAGGGGAATATAGAGGCTGCTCTACATGTTTTTGAAGGGATAGATATTGCCTCGGTGACTCCTAAGTTGAAAATCGCCCTTGCCGAAAGAGTGAAAACTCAAAAGAGACGTTCACAGAGTTTTTCTACGCCCCCAATGTCCATAAATGCTGCGAGTTTGCTCCTGGAAGCAGTCTTTCTCAAAGCAAAATCGTTGCAGGCGCTTCAGAGGTACAAAG AAGCTTCTCAATCATGTACAGTAGTTCTGGAcattctcgaatcttcttttccAGCAGGCTTTCCTGAAACCTTTGGTAGTGACTGTAAATTGCAGGACACTCTCAGCAATGCTGTTGAGCTGCTCCCTGAATTATGCAAACTTGCAGATGCTCCTCGAGAAGCAATTATGTCATACCGCCGAGCTCTTCTGCATCCATGGAAACTTGAGATCCAGGCTACTGCAAGGATTCAGAAAGAATTTGCCATTTTTCTTCTCTATAGTGGAGGTGAATCATGTCCACCTAATCTCCGATCTCAAATGGACGGTTCATTTGTCCCCAGAAACAATATTGAAGAGGCTATTCTTCTCTTGATGATTTTGTTGAAAAAGATTTCTCTACAAAGGATTGAGTGGGACCCTTCAATTCTTGACCATCTCTCATATGCATTATCTATATCAGGGGGTCTAAAGGCTTTGGCTAACAAAGTAGAAGAGTTGCTTCCCAGAACTATAGATCGGCAAGAGATGTATCTTATCTTAGCTCTATGCTATTATGGAGAGGAAGATGACTTCGCTGCATTGGACTTGTTGCGGAAACTGTTTAGTACAGAGGATCACACTTGTGTTCCAGGTTTGTTATTGGCTTCAAAATTATGTGCTGAAATCCCAGATTGTGCAAACGAGGGGATAATTTATGCTCATACAGCTATTGGAATCGAGCAAGAAAGATGCAGTCAGTTGATGGGTGTTGCCAATTGTGTATTAGGCCTCTCACTTTCAGCTCATTCTAGAGCAATGGCGACAGATTCCGAGAGGGTTAAGATACAATCAGAAGCACTTAAGTCCTTTGAATCTGCTGGGAAACTGACAAAGATGAGTGATGCTAATGTCATTTATCATCTTTGTCTAGAAAATGCAGAGCAAAGGAAGTTGGATGCTGCAGTCCATTACGCAAAGTGGTTGCTTAAATTGGAAGGTGGTTGTACTTTGAAAGGGTGGATGCTGTTGGCTCGGGTATTATCAGCTCAGAAACGGTTTATGGATGCTGAAACTGTTATTAATGTTGCCTTAGACCAAAGTGGAAAGTGGGATCATGGAGAACTGTTGAGGACCAAAGCTAAACTCCAAATTGCGCTGGATCAAGTGAAAAATGCTATAGAAACATATACTCAGCTTCTTGCAATTCTTCAGGTTAAGAGAAAAAGCTTCAGATTGGGGGAAAATCTCAAG GAGTTTGGAGACCATTGCAGAACATTGGAGCTGGAAATCTGGCTGGATCTTGCTTCCATTTACATAAATTTATCTCAGTGGCGAGATGCGGAGATGTGCCTTTCCAAAACTGAGGCCATTTGTTCATATTCAGCTCGGAGATCGTATACTGCTG GTTTGCTTAACCAATCGAAGGGCCTATATAAAGCAGCGCTGAGAGACTATTGGAATGCTTTGGCTGTTAATCCGTCCCATGTTCCAAGTCTGGTATCAACTGCAGTAACGCTTAGGAAGATAGGTAAACAGTCTCCTGCAATTATTCGAAGCCTTCTTACGGAAGCACTAAGGCTTGATCGGATGAATGCTTCTGCATGGTATAATCTGGGTCTGCTTTACAAGGAGGAAGGTTTAGGTTCAGCATTGGAAGCTGCTGATTGTTTTGAAGCCGCTATTCTTCTGGAAGAAACTGAACCTGTCGAACCATTTAGATGA